From the Theileria equi strain WA chromosome 4 map unlocalized gcontig_1105316255041, whole genome shotgun sequence genome, one window contains:
- a CDS encoding conserved hypothetical protein (encoded by transcript BEWA_048940A), which yields MTLSPFGDPYGSFLANLCPVNVFRPIPQDSFTLVDKHALEQIYNEEILKFPDYKEKLCDIYGIQDCESVNVKNYKDLVKLYQDVLHDKQLLLSKLIQMQTGCVFKTNVKIERIVKNVAKEREYVRHSVLIVIIFLVLEWMLRLCILQKPRWKIKTVMEYALYQKLFFDHFLAHFDS from the exons ATGACCCTCTCCCCCTTTGGGGATCCCTACGGGTCATTCCTGGCAAACTTGTGCCCGGTAAACGTTTTCCGTCCGATACCGCAGGATTCCTTCACTCTGGTTGACAAGCATGCGCTGGAGCAAATTTACAATGAGGAGATCCTCAAGTTTCCCGATTATAAAGAGAAACTTTGCGACATCTACGGGATACAGGATTGCGAAAGcgtaaatgtaaagaacTACAAAGACCTCGTGAAACTGTACCAAGATGTTTTGCATGACAAGCAACTTTTGCTATCAAAGCTGATACAGATGCAAACTGGTTGTGTTTTTAAAACTAATGTAAAGATAGAACGTATAGTAAAGAATGTAGCAAAGGAGAGAGAATATGTTCGTCACTCTGTTTTAATTGTAATCATCTTTCTG GTACTAGAATGGATGTTACGGCTGTGTATATTACAAAAGCCACGGTGGAAGATAAAAACTGTGATGGAGTATGCATTGTATCAGAAACTTTTCTTTGACCACTTCTTGGCACATTTTGATTCATAA
- a CDS encoding haloacid dehalogenase-like hydrolase family member protein (encoded by transcript BEWA_048950A), with the protein MDIGSGFFIAHTGATVALSKGPKSNSKILLSNLVVFTLGIVRWIATMYVDYNVDVEEYGIHWNFFITVAISRMACELCAKYFSSAILAFLPFLLSISYEAILVKFNAIETFAKIPRTDIWSANKEGLVSIPNALVSSLVIYNLTKLVAPIYRKGKVLKSSLVFIGAAIVNIVSLVVLDRFGFVSSRSLNNLRYLLYTLGVVYINMGLCLLFEYKFGGEFVLLSIESRLGTFRKGSLVYTFGKHSLVIFLIANLATGFVNIVMPPFLLPLVLFVPILLVYVYGCQWSSVIGDGKTEKKGELRNTESTSTIKANISQFLKPENPPVLFGIDMDGTFYTSNKEAWEKNTEAFAAVRRRGYVPFLCTAKPLGLAIKRLGGPEFVERTGYKGYPGVYKNGALVYDENGSVLSVHVFPKEFLQALHLFLVENGLTANVIFYNEDDAFSLAQDNEIIRTYPGKFIVPRFTTFEELLKKNIVMMKYASFELNVPEFRDGIDYVDKVDINGTHDLSPPGVTKASALSTLINHYGLSSKDCGFIGDDKNDVEAMELVGFSFAVGDAKDEVKRHAKWVMDKGHDEGAVSQALKLTYGL; encoded by the exons ATGGACATTGGTTCTGGGTTTTTTATAGCTCATACAGGTGCTACAGTTGCACTTTCCAAAGGGCCAAAATCAAACTCCAAAATCCTCCTCTCGAACTTGGTCGTATTCACTCTTGGAATAGTTAGATGGATTGCTACAATGTATGTAGACTACAACGTAGATGTGGAGGAGTATGGAATCCACTGGAACTTTTTCATAACAGTAGCCATAAGCAGGATGG CTTGTGAATTATGTGCAAAGTATTTTAGTAGCGCGATACTCGCtttccttccatttttaCTATCAATTTCTTACGAGGCCATTCTCGTGAAATTTAATGCAATTGAGACATTTGCAAAGATTCCAAGGACGGACATTTGGAGCGCAAATAAGGAAGGCTTGGTATCTATTCCAAACGCCCTCGTCTCCTCTTTGGTCATTTACAATCTCACAAAACTTGTAGCTCCAATATATCGCAAAGGAAAGGTCCTCAAGTCTTCTCTGGTTTTTATAGGAGCTGCTATTGTTAACATTGTTTCCTTGGTAGTGTTAGACAGGTTCGGTTTTGTTAGTTCCAGGAGCTTGAACAATCTCCGCTACTTGCTCTATACACTTGGCGTTGTTTACATAAACATGGGTTTGTGTCTACTATTTGAGTATAAATTTGGAGGTGAGTTTGTCCTTTTGTCCATAGAGTCTCGTTTAGGAACATTTAGAAAAGGCTCTCTGGTTTATACCTTTGGGAAGCACTCCCTAGTTATATTTCTCATCGCAAATCTAGCTACAGGGTTTGTAAATATCGTCATGCCGCCGTTTTTACTACCCCTTGTGCTCTTTGTACCAATTTTGTTGGTCTACGTTTACGGAT GTCAGTGGAGTAGTGTAATAGGCGATGGGAAGACGGAGAAGAAAGGCGAATTAAGGAACACCGAGTCGACAAGTACAATAAAGGCAAACATTTCTCAGTTTTTAAAGCCAGAGAATCCACCAGTCCTCTTTGGAATTGACATGGATGGGACTTTTTATACGAGCAACAAGGAGGCATGGGAGAAGAATACTGAAGCCTTTGCAGCCGTCAGAAGGAGAGGCTACGTGCCATTTTTATGCACAGCAAAACCACTTGGTCTAGCGATTAAGCGTCTTGGAGGTCCAGAGTTTGTGGAAAGGACTGGTTACAAGGGCTATCCTGGAGTCTACAAAAATGGAGCTCTCGTGTATGATGAGAATGGCAGTGTTCTTAGCGTACATGTTTTCCCCAAAGAGTTTTTACAGGCTCTCCATTTGTTCCTCGTCGAAAATGGGCTTACAGCCAATGTCATATTCTACAACGAAGATGACGCCTTTTCACTTGCACAAGACAATGAGATCATCAGGACTTATCCGGGGAAATTTATAGTCCCGAGATTCACAACGTTTGAGGAGCTCCTCAAGAAGAACATCGTCATGATGAAATACGCAAGTTTTGAACTAAATGTTCCAGAGTTCAGAGATGGCATTGACTATGTTGACAAGGTAGACATAAATGGAACTCACGATTTGAGTCCCCCGGGAGTTACAAAGGCGAGTGCTCTATCTACTCTTATAAACCACTATGGTCTCTCTTCCAAAGATTGTGGGTTCATAGGCGATGATAAGAACGATGTCGAGGCTATGGAATTGGTTGGATTCTCATTTGCAGTTGGAGACGCAAAGGATGAAGTTAAGAGACACGCTAAATGGGTCATGGATAAAGGTCACGATGAGGGAGCAGTTTCACAAGCCCTTAAACTCACATATGGGCTTTAA
- a CDS encoding hypothetical protein (encoded by transcript BEWA_048910A), which yields MMGESVKDVSLNIAHPSRLLCKSFNYSFDGNVIKLVVPHEGVVVTKLLESRSQIWTGKPGEMFQYTKASNNVDTQVPCNNIDAKVRGLRTYVSSKSDFTMDLSASKDTDECTVFEADLLGVSPPFYFANFFHIAKEVKYSYVFIM from the coding sequence ATGATGGGAGAATCTGTAAAAGATGTCTCTCTAAACATTGCTCATCCAAGCAGACTACTATGCAAGTCTTTCAACTACTCCTTTGACGGTAATGTTATAAAGCTAGTGGTTCCACATGAAGGTGTAGTTGTGACTAAATTGTTAGAATCCAGATCTCAAATATGGACAGGCAAACCCGGAGAGATGTTTCAATATACCAAGGCCTCAAACAATGTTGATACGCAGGTACCATGTAATAATATTGATGCCAAAGTGAGGGGTTTAAGAACCTACGTATCTTCCAAATCAGATTTTACCATGGATCTCTCTGCTTCTAAGGATACTGATGAATGCACTGTCTTTGAAGCTGATCTCTTAGGAGTTAGTCCGCCTTTTTACTTTGCTAATTTTTTCCATATTGCCAAGGAAGTAAAATATTCCTATGTGTTTATCATGTGA
- a CDS encoding conserved hypothetical protein (encoded by transcript BEWA_048960A), with the protein MALSTFGLRMAMRLSRPAPKEKEKSEVPYSRKQMSDTHGYLFLLLGISMATNLNTSLLTEKVFRCQNFANKCMGAYIVFTFTGAFALFFLINLNFSAMVLSVWLLVASHSMHVLVGMFGNGLMARNIFILGYGFNGALEALICFSGAGVISKLFLNSTYSMIYTGFPAGSIFLGTTQTILNRVVGTATISQMRKNLVLCHGCQALISTIAAIWATLLYIKYGHFVKDNEENKTEDEKKSESENKKPGISQKFADAIESFKYTRFYYSRLILVTFAYSMRYFFFPCLLPFVLDIPHHIKLICSLSLTLSEFISKLNSVNINEVINPSERSPSQSHDVFLLMRDAYLHFIAIASITSSALVLWSSLTGRHRFTQSPIFIFCFIVLMGISYGYLSTRSINGCKPVLDYYTKQRDNKGNPMVKEEIANGPGVSGVTTLTINMALVFISIFSNVTEGFIVRYKGSIAYILNNSKGELSMKAVDALLMQLKS; encoded by the coding sequence ATGGCGCTAAGTACATTCGGGCTTCGGATGGCCATGAGACTCTCTCGTCCGGCTCCAAAGGAGAAGGAGAAGAGCGAGGTGCCATACTCCAGGAAGCAAATGAGTGATACACACGGATACCTCTTTCTACTCCTGGGCATCTCCATGGCTACAAACTTGAACACGAGTCTACTTACTGAAAAGGTCTTTAGGTGTCAGAACTTTGCCAACAAGTGCATGGGCGCCTACATCGTCTTCACCTTTACTGGAGCATTTGCGTTGTTCTTTCTGATAAACCTCAACTTTTCGGCCATGGTATTGAGTGTGTGGTTGTTAGTGGCGTCTCACTCGATGCATGTACTTGTGGGCATGTTTGGTAATGGTTTAATGGCCCgtaacatcttcatcctgGGCTATGGGTTTAACGGAGCGTTGGAGGCACTCATTTGTTTCTCGGGTGCTGGCGTCATCTCTAAACTATTTCTCAATTCAACCTACTCGATGATCTACACGGGGTTCCCTGCAGGTTCCATTTTCTTGGGAACCACCCAGACCATACTGAACCGTGTAGTCGGAACTGCCACAATTTCGCAAATGAGAAAGAACCTGGTCCTGTGCCACGGATGTCAAGCTTTAATATCAACCATAGCAGCTATTTGGGCTACACTCTTGTACATTAAATATGGGCATTTTGttaaggataatgaagagAACAAgactgaagatgaaaagaagtCCGAGAGTGAAAACAAGAAGCCCGGCATCAGCCAAAAGTTTGCCGATGCTATTGAAAGCTTTAAATATACGAGGTTCTACTATTCGAGGCTCATTTTGGTCACTTTCGCATACTCCATGAggtatttcttcttcccttGTCTATTGCCATTTGTACTGGACATTCCACACCATATCAAGCTCATTTGTTCTCTTTCACTTACGCTTTCAGAGTTTATATCAAAGCTAAACAGTGTGAATATCAACGAGGTTATAAATCCATCGGAAAGGAGTCCTTCTCAGTCTCATGATGTGTTTCTTTTAATGAGGGACGCTTATTTACACTTTATTGCTATTGCCTCCATTACATCTTCGGCGCTTGTCTTATGGTCGTCTTTGACTGGCAGGCATCGCTTTACACAGTCACccatattcatcttttGTTTTATCGTTCTCATGGGAATATCATACGGTTACTTGTCAACCAGGTCCATTAACGGTTGTAAGCCAGTGCTAGACTACTATACCAAACAGAGAGACAATAAGGGTAACCCAATGGTAAAAGAAGAGATTGCCAATGGCCCCGGAGTTTCTGGTGTCACCACTCTTACAATCAATATGGCTCTAGTGTTcatttcaatattttcaaatgtgACGGAAGGGTTTATAGTAAGGTATAAAGGTTCTATAGCCTACATTCTCAACAACAGCAAAGGAGAATTGTCCATGAAAGCTGTAGATGCTCTATTAATGCAGCTTAAATCATAA
- a CDS encoding conserved hypothetical protein (encoded by transcript BEWA_048930A): MTGDSLDYWESYTDSEDEKAEDPKVTELSDRLKAQKLSEDSDRQFTDDLFSGCAKAADVEEDPSDNLFGGTTVKQIVLADPFSQIELKCLKDCETAAKKLSQKIETSPAKSPVWLQFLDILLQACEKKLDLKDVQTLKRKIENIIKAREVVQREKTYAKKKPNDLSGALNYKDELDMLYGDLSEDDDEFYYQ; encoded by the exons atgACCGGCGACTCGCTAGACTACTGGGAGTCTTACACGGATTCCGAAGATGAAAAGG CAGAAGACCCAAAGGTTACCGAGTTATCAGATAGACTCAAGGCTCAGAAACTGAGCGAAGATTCCGATCGTCAATTTACCGACGACCTGTTCTCAGGTTGCGCAAAGGCGGCCGACGTTGAGGAGGATCCGTCAGATAACCTTTTTGGAGGCACAACGGTTAAGCAAATAG TTTTGGCTGACCCATTCTCTCAGATTGAACTAAAATGCTTAAAGGACTGTGAGACTGCTGCCAAGAAACTATCGCAAAAAATCGAAACAAGCCCTGCAAAGAGTCCAGTTTGGTTGCAATTTCTTGATATTCTACTGCAAGCCTGTGAGAAGAAGCTGGACCTCAAGGATGTCCAGACCCTCAAGCGTAAAATTGAAAACATAATAAAGGCCAGAGAAGTAGTACAAAGAGAGAAGACTTACGCCAAGAAGAAACCAAATGATCTCTCTGGAGCCCTCAACTACAAGGATGAACTCGACATGTTATACGGAGACTtgagtgaagatgat GACGAATTTTACTATCAGTGA
- a CDS encoding conserved hypothetical protein (encoded by transcript BEWA_048970A) gives MRIFLILYVLLLGKTYSLVDSQGPREEVKDVTLNLSSPDSSFINVFTRRPYELFQTIHLARNGFEITSIVDDRTVLWKKNKDGNHCTHVTVLTDETTHTNIYLKDGEGVRNCFYLEKSGGEWKQTTGKEFYSRLHSMVKRNEDVDHVTLDISKTQDPRVFYVNKTSDFPFAVYAANSKCRIKKIKNGWTTTIWKDRAKNKGCMYVSFYPRKDPKWAYLLFLNSDGFREEFLGETKSACRNSWKAITRGEYLEGIRKAGFDESTFNNNITMDLSRPSDSFHTHSYIAGSCSERLFTPLPGLLLTSVIDGRNAVWTAKDGEYCTYANVYHYNNKPLAGFLLVKDNQGKRKVLYFAKSGAEWISVDKEGYFSVTSGNDPLAPPKEVVHELTMSSFKNRQGLRLTSYASRVENAKGDFVLAHGLSSLFMFTFCRKYYEWNCKTFGTPLSPYLGEPFIGRGLQKGSNVEKYGHLFEHAKLEGMDAFEAFPKYKYNNCFVEFLNGLGYNVYGYDLQSHGLSESVSEFRCSMDDFKDYVYDVLQFVSIVKRSKFDDPSETFDESSLYENTPTDKKTFLLGFSMGGNISMRAIQEFYKHAKEGAKSVDGLIGLSAMLSLEHYVATWTKWIMIQFYKLYAWSFPTWENSHDKLSRHGESFGNFTRHSDPFFLSTRMLLHTSRLLFSATEDANKDENMAHYPKDLPTLFLHTKDDATCHVNGPRRMVKEHLAGTSTAKFVELEGSCHYITSYQSLCAVIPHVKEWLNEHS, from the coding sequence ATGCGGATCTTCCTGATACTATACGTACTGCTACTAGGTAAAACATATAGTTTGGTGGATTCGCAAGGACCCAGGGAAGAGGTCAAAGATGTTACTCTCAatctctcttctccagattcttccttcataAATGTATTCACTAGAAGACCTTATGAGCTGTTTCAGACGATACATCTAGCCAGGAATGGTTTTGAGATAACGTCGATAGTGGATGATAGGACAGTTctctggaagaagaataaggatggaaaccATTGCACTCATGTAACAGTTTTAACAGATGAAACTACTCATACCAACATTTACTTAAAGGATGGAGAGGGTGTAAGGAACTGCTTCTACCTCGAGAAGAGTggtggagaatggaaacaGACTACCGGGAAGGAGTTCTACAGCCGACTCCACTCAATGGTCAAGAGGAATGAAGACGTTGATCACGTAACTTTGGACATTAGTAAAACTCAGGATCCGAGAGTATTCTACGTCAACAAGACGTCAGACTTTCCCTTTGCAGTATACGCTGCCAATAGTAAATGCAGGATCAAAaagataaagaatggatggaCTACCACGATTTGGAAGGACAGGGCCAAGAATAAGGGCTGCATGTATGTCTCATTCTATCCTAGAAAGGATCCAAAGTGGGCTTACCTACTCTTTCTAAATTCGGATGGTTTCAGGGAGGAGTTTCTGGGTGAGACCAAGAGTGCATGTCGCAATAGTTGGAAGGCCATTACGAGGGGAGAGTATCTGGAGGGAATAAGGAAAGCTGGCTTCGATGAGTCTACTTTCAATAACAACATAACAATGGATCTCTCAAGACCAAGTGATTCATTCCACACACACTCTTACATTGCCGGCAGCTGTTCAGAACGATTATTTACTCCACTTCCAGGTCTTCTTCTCACCAGTGTTATAGATGGCAGGAATGCAGTATGGACGGCAAAGGACGGAGAGTATTGCACCTATGCCAATGTCTACCATTATAATAACAAACCACTTGCTGGGTTCCTGTTGGTCAAAGACAACCAGGGCAAGCGGAAGGTTTTATACTTTGCCAAGAGCGGTGCTGAGTGGATTAGTGTAGACAAAGAGGGCTACTTTTCCGTAACTTCCGGTAATGACCCTCTGGCTCCACCCAAAGAGGTTGTCCATGAATTGACCATGAGTAGTTTTAAGAATCGGCAAGGCCTCAGACTCACAAGTTATGCCTCTAGAGTAGAGAATGCCAAGGGAGACTTCGTGTTGGCCCATGGACTTTCATCTCTTTTCATGTTTACATTCTGTAGAAAGTACTATGAGTGGAATTGCAAGACATTTGGAACTCCCCTCTCTCCGTATTTAGGAGAACCATTCATTGGACGTGGTCTGCAAAAGGGAAGTAATGTGGAAAAGTACGGACATCTATTTGAGCATGCAAAGCTGGAAGGTATGGATGCATTTGAAGCCTTTCCAAAGTACAAATATAACAACTGTTTTGTGGAATTTCTAAACGGACTCGGTTACAATGTATATGGCTATGATCTTCAATCGCATGGTCTCTCTGAATCCGTCTCTGAATTTAGATGCAGTATGGACGATTTTAAAGACTATGTCTATGATGTGCTTCAGTTTGTCAGTATAGTGAAAAGAAGCAAATTTGATGACCCTAGCGAAACTTTTGATGAGAGCAGCCTCTACGAGAACACTCCTACGGATAAAAAGACATTCTTGCTAGGATTTTCAATGGGAGGAAACATTTCCATGCGGGCTATTCAGGAGTTTTACAAGCATGCAAAAGAGGGAGCAAAATCTGTAGACGGCCTAATTGGTCTCTCGGCCATGTTAAGCCTGGAACACTACGTAGCTACCTGGACAAAATGGATTATGATTCAATTCTATAAGCTTTATGCATGGTCATTTCCAACTTGGGAGAATTCACACGACAAGCTGAGTAGACACGGAGAATCGTTTGGTAATTTTACGAGACACAGTGACCCGTTCTTCCTGTCCACTAGAATGTTATTACACACATCCAGACTTCTCTTTAGCGCTACAGAAGATGCCAACAAGGATGAGAATATGGCccattatccaaaggatttGCCGACACTATTTTTACACACAAAGGATGATGCAACATGCCATGTCAACGGCCCACGAAGAATGGTGAAGGAGCATTTGGCAGGTACATCAActgcaaaatttgtagagTTGGAAGGCAGTTGTCACTATATAACTTCCTATCAGTCGCTTTGTGCCGTGATTCCACATGTAAAGGAATGGTTGAATGAGCATTCCTAG
- a CDS encoding hypothetical protein (encoded by transcript BEWA_048980A), whose product MGIKHSVIADISQNVSDGKKTYYGKNGNTIGIKRTNEPNITTKHGQEGKQPLKNYKQYHHKLPEDDGWWSVTYKLTSIYHGNEKQVGFEKEGYLNTHKALEVVYWSNDEHNSLPLIIGLGEGNPTYFKRENETNRWEYSNIVPPADLSDYQGVLNQLNENFKNVVIVNLNAKNGQKYCGHPSKDEFKDPKDNPKSCSQNGTSFVTITVSEINGTVPSGFKGLKHSPSGNKMRVLGTYHGNSMISFKESIVATECGYVNVYYTSGNTTSKPLLLELSNGADQETSKLYTLTNNKWVPSNLSKNDLTQVLDQENCLRNSIVLANVFNKTGYFCCSTNKHNIQVHQNSRNQPVWSELYEHTLQTKGVKETTEPSFNKHRLMEYDKDFTWPGSSMTDIKKIYVYFCGSNTNMPLLVYMDDGEGSGKWLKKIYGGNTWTEVDSGSLSGIRPTDDNSKDKIGKELHEIGKKLNIGCEHTVTIPVPTAPVATPPHPPIPPSFPGAAGSSGSAGTNVGSGSSGSGSSSSGVGQSSSQQDTGVLPNGRGPSGPVGRPGLKGQPQDTGIRNPGEGSTGQETTKSDISDSSHSGNVGSSQPGSANVSVDQPETDKDDQSHGDATSDSTDKRGPFQKVIEFIKNHHNEIAPSVGGVLGTGILGLAVWKGPALFSKVLAICITSV is encoded by the coding sequence ATGGGTATCAAACATTCTGTCATTGCAGATATTTCTCAGAATGTCAGTGATGGCAAGAAAACATACTATGGGAAAAATGGGAATACCATAGGCATTAAAAGGACAAATGAACCAAATATTACAACGAAGCATGGACAGGAGGGAAAACAGCCACTCAAGAATTACAAACAATACCACCATAAACTTCCGGAAGATGATGGTTGGTGGTCAGTAACCTATAAATTAACTTCCATATACCATGGAAATGAGAAACAAGTTGGATTTGAGAAAGAGGGTTATCTTAACACCCATAAGGCACTGGAAGTGGTATACTGGTCAAATGATGAACACAATTCACTTCCACTTATTATTGGTCTTGGTGAAGGTAATCCAACCTATTTTAAACGAGAAAATGAGACTAACAGATGGGAATATTCCAATATTGTACCTCCTGCAGATTTATCAGACTACCAGGGTGTGTTGAACCAACTCAATGAGAATTTCAAGAATGTAGTTATAGTCAACCTCAATGCAAAGAATGGACAGAAGTACTGCGGCCATCCTTCCAAAGATGAATTTAAGGACCCTAAGGACAACCCTAAAAGCTGTTCTCAGAATGGAACTTCCTTTGTTACCATTACTGTTTCAGAGATAAATGGTACAGTTCCTAGTGGCTTCAAAGGTCTTAAGCACTCTCCCTCTGGAAACAAGATGAGAGTTTTAGGAACATACCATGGCAACTCTATGATCTCATTTAAGGAGTCCATTGTAGCCACAGAATGTGGGTATGTCAATGTTTATTACACATCAGGAAATACGACTTCTAAGCCTTTGTTATTAGAACTGTCAAATGGAGCGGATCAGGAAACATCAAAGCTTTATACTCTTACAAATAATAAATGGGTGCCTTCAAActtatccaaaaatgatCTTACTCAGGTACTTGATCAGGAGAATTGTCTGCGAAACAGCATTGTTCTGGCCAATGTATTTAATAAGACGGGTTATTTTTGTTGTAGCACGAATAAGCATAATATTCAAGTCCACCAGAATAGTCGTAATCAACCAGTTTGGTCTGAATTGTATGAACATACTCTACAGACTAAAGGAGTTAAAGAAACAACAGAGCCATCTTTTAATAAGCATAGGTTAATGGAATACGATAAAGATTTTACATGGCCTGGAAGTTCAATGACAGAcataaagaagatatatGTCTACTTTTGTGGCAGTAACACAAATATGCCGCTATTGGTATATATGGACGATGGAGAAGGGTCTGGAAAATGGTTAAAAAAGATTTATGGAGGTAATACATGGACAGAAGTTGACTCTGGTTCTTTGTCTGGGATAAGGCCAACTGATGACAACTCCAAAGATAAGATTGGGAAAGAACTCCACGAAATTGGCAAGAAACTCAACATTGGATGTGAACATACAGTCACCATTCCTGTTCCAACTGCCCCTGTTGCTACTCCACCACATCCTCCTATACCTCCATCCTTTCCAGGTGCTGCAGGCTCTAGTGGTTCTGCAGGTACTAATGTAGGTAGTGGTAGTAGTGGATCTGGATCTTCTAGTAGTGGTGTTGGTCAATCCTCATCTCAACAAGATACTGGTGTTCTTCCTAATGGTAGGGGACCTAGTGGACCTGTTGGTCGACCTGGACTTAAAGGACAACCTCAAGATACTGGAATAAGAAACCCTGGTGAAGGTAGTACTGGCCAAGAAACCACTAAATCTGATATTTCTGATTCTAGTCATAGCGGAAACGTTGGTAGTAGTCAACCTGGTTCTGCTAATGTTAGTGTTGATCAACCAGAAACGGATAAAGATGATCAAAGCCATGGAGATGCAACTTCTGATTCTACAGATAAAAGGGGTCCTTTTCAGAAGGTAATTGAGTTCATCAAGAATCACCATAATGAAATAGCACCATCAGTTGGTGGAGTATTAGGAACTGGGATTCTGGGTCTTGCTGTATGGAAGGGACCTGCTCTATTTAGCAAGGTACTTGCAATCTGCATTACTTCTGTATAA
- a CDS encoding conserved hypothetical protein (encoded by transcript BEWA_048920A) — protein sequence MSSLTGNIRYKRLLDHVNTLLRRKNVRFSKPLGGGGPKCSVGGLRHYGEWISTLEVIKSNFSRDPGSLKTFLSSGTGLEFVDALKARVCSLRAKDIFRLLLAIHEVNIISLEENLVAELVDSLDELDLQQLLMLPKLLHGNYELLENRLNEAVSKRISESDHTGVAREAIDRLLKNSH from the exons ATGTCGTCACTAACTGGAAATATTCGTTACAAGAGGCTATTGGACCACGTAAACACGTTACTAAGACGTAAGAATGTCAGATTTAGCAAACCCCTTGGAGGAGGAGGTCCGAAATGTTCAGTTGGAGGCCTGAGACACTACGGCGAGTGGATCAGCACACTGGAGGTCATCAAGTCAAACTTTTCCCGGGACCCCGGCAGCCTAAAGACATTCCTGTCCTCCGGAACCGGCCTGGAATTCGTTGACGCCCTCAAGGCCAGGGTCTGCTCTCTCCGAGCCAAGGACATCTTCCGACTTCTCCTGGCCATACACGAG GTCAATATCATTAGCTTAGAAGAGAACCTCGTTGCTGAGCTGGTTGATTCGCTGGATGAGCTTGATCTACAGCAATTGCTAATGCTCCCAAAATTGCTCCACGGAAACTATGAGCTTCTTGAAAATAGGTTAAACGAG GCTGTAAGCAAAAGGATTAGTGAAAGCGATCACACAGGTGTTGCCAGAGAGGCTATTGACAGGCTCTTGAAAAATTCTCACTGA
- a CDS encoding signal peptide containing protein (encoded by transcript BEWA_048990A) produces the protein MKILVLLWTACLVRFYSASWFSGKSKTDDKDAEIIAVEQPLKLPPPKDPKTLDLASLADSRYKTVDLSIDGIPARVYLVGPKEDINKVNYSGKDVWKASRFSEGEDGYNTTPEEICTYCITFIKGTGTAMILVEIHDLSIYREIFRYKQKTGSNGNESGWERSPTEYGKKIDALKINTDPPKKFTLDISSLEEGDEKFKLVKENKNDITTLFFATKQGYSIEKVVDGGKEICVLNESFGSFLCEVHSKGDHGLMRVHAEQRYIITFGWYEKKNSKWTDIKEKEFFKKLDEMRGVPNNASKSNTTHQLGGP, from the coding sequence atgaagattctggTACTGCTCTGGACGGCATGCTTGGTAAGGTTCTATAGCGCGAGTTGGTTTAGCGGGAAAAGTAAAACAGATGACAAGGATGCAGAGATTATTGCAGTGGAACAGCCCCTTAAGCTTCCTCCACCAAAAGACCCCAAAACCCTAGATCTTGCCTCTCTTGCGGACTCTCGCTACAAGACGGTAGATCTAAGCATTGATGGAATTCCTGCAAGGGTTTATCTAGTTGGTCCAAAAGAAGATATAAATAAGGTCAATTATAGTGGGAAAGACGTATGGAAGGCATCTAGGTTCAGTGAAGGTGAAGATGGATATAATACAACGCCTGAAGAAATATGCACGTATTGTATAACATTTATCAAGGGTACTGGCACTGCTATGATACTAGTTGAAATACACGATCTTAGTATATACAGGGAAATATTCAGGTACAAACAAAAAACTGGGAGCAATGGCAATGAGTCAGGTTGGGAAAGATCGCCAACAGAATATGGAAAGAAAATTGATGCCTTGAAGATAAATACagatcctccaaaaaagtTCACTCTGGACATTTCATCTCTCGAGGAAGgtgatgaaaagtttaAGCTTGTAAAGGAGAATAAGAATGACATTACTACTCTCTTCTTCGCCACTAAACAAGgctattccatagaaaAAGTTGTGGATGGCGGTAAAGAAATATGCGTATTAAATGAGAGTTTCGGATCTTTCCTCTGCGAGGTTCACTCTAAAGGTGACCATGGACTCATGAGAGTACATGCAGAACAGAGATATATCATTACATTTGGCTGGTATGAGAAAAAGAATAGCAAGTGGACTGACATAAAAGAGAAGGAATTCTTCAAGAAACTTGATGAAATGAGAGGAGTTCCTAATAATGCTTCAAAGTCTAATACCACTCATCAACTCGGTGGACCCTAG